The region GCAAATTATGCAAGTAACCGGCTCAAAATAGAGTATATAACACAAAAAATTCTGTCAAATATAAATACAGAGATTGAGCCAATAATCGAAAATGTTGGAAGTCTAGGGGAAAAAGGTGAATTACTTTGTAAAACTAACCTAGTTGTTCAAAATGGAGATATCACAGATAGTAAATTTTCATCAGTTCAAAAACATAATAAATCACCGTTGAAAGAATTTTCAAAAAAAATTAAATCAATCGGAAAACACATTTATTTAAACAATCTATTTGAAAAAATATCAGGACTGAATGACACTGAGAATATTGAGAATATAACATCTCTAAGTGATTTGCTATTATTTTATAAACATTTCACCATAAATGATGAATTTTATAGTCCATCAAATGGCGAATCATCTATGATCTTGCTTTACAAAGAACTTAAAGAGAATAAAGAAATTTATCTAATTGACGAACCCGAAAAAAGCTTAGGAAATGATTACATAAACGATGAGATAGTCCCGCTATTAAAAGATAGAGCTTTATTAGGTAAAAAAGTTATAATTGCAACTCACGATGCGAATATCGCTGTTAGAACTTTACCCTATAACTCTATCTATAGACTACACGATAAAAATGAATATTTTACAATGACTGGAAACCCATTTTCTAATTCACTCACTTGTATTTATGATTCAAGACCTGAAGAAGACTGGAAAGAAATTAGTATGAAAACATTAGAAGGTGGAAAAGCCGCTTTTGGAGAAAGAGGAAAAATATATGGAAACTAAAAAAGCTAAAATCACAAGAAGTGATGATAAAACTATTCTATTATTAGAATTAGATGAAAATTTAGAAATTGTAGTTACTGAAGATAATCCTAATAACATCAAAACAGCTTTCAACAAATTAATTATAGAATTAAAGAAAGGGTTATTTGAATTTGAACTTGAAGATGACAAGGACGATTTATATAATAATATATGTAGTGAATATTTGAATCAACTCAACTCAGAAATGATAAGCGTTTTTGAAGAATTGGAAGATTATGAATTATTAGATTTAGAGGAAAAAGTTGAAAAAGATGACAATGAGGGTGAGCAGGAAGAAGAAGATGATCTACTCTAAAAATGATTTTCGATAGATACTGTACATAACAACCATTCATCATAAATAACGGAGATTACCGTAAAAGTGTAATTGGGAGTGTTAGCTCAACTCTGTCTGCTTCTTCTCCCGGGGGTACCCCCGGGAGAAGAAAATTTTAGTTTTTCGTTTCATTGGTGGCTAAGTCCAACTCTAGCCGACCTTCAAATTTAATAGCTAATTGTTGAACTACCAAACCCCAGTTCTGCAGTGGGGCGTTCCATTTCTTTTCAATTCTTCTGGTAGCTAGGTAAACCAGCTTCAATAGTGCCATATCATTGGTAAAAGCGCCTTTGGTCTTGGTTACTTTTCTTACCTGCCGGTGAAAAGCCTCTACGGCATTTGTGGTGTATATGAGTTTTCTAATGGGTGCGGTATATTCAAAATAAGCACTCAATCGGTCCCAGTTATCATTCCAGGAACGGATCACTATGGGATATCTTTTGCCCCATTTTTCTTCCAGATCCAGTAAAGCCGATTCAGCCTGGTCTTTGGTGTCAGCCTTGTACACCAGTTTAAGGTCTTTCATAAAATCTTTTTGATCCTTACTGGCCACATACTTCATACTATTGCGGATCTGGTGGACAATACATAGCTGAATATCAGTCTTGGGATAAACAGAATGAATGGCTTCACTAAAGCCCGTAAGATTATCCGTACAGGCAATCAGAATATCTTTTAAGCCACGGTTGTTTAATTGGGTCAGCACCTGAAGCCAAAAATTGGCCCCTTCACTTTCCGAGATATACATACCCAGCACTTCCTTTCTTCCAGCTTTATTTATTCCTAAAATATTATACAAGGCCTTGTGCTTTACTTTGCCTTCTTCGCGTACCTTGAAGTGCATCGCGTCGAGCCATAGGATGCAATATACCGGCTCCAAGGGGCGATCCTGCCATTCCTTAACCTTGGGAATCACCCGGTCCGTAATATCACTTAGAACGTGTGTGGATATCTTGGAATCATACATTTCCTCTATATGAGCTGAGATATCCCGCAGGCTATTGCCCATCCCGTACATGCCTATAATCTGCTTTTCTAAATTATCGGCCAGGATACGCTGGCGTTTCGCTACGATCTCCGGCTCAAAGGTACTGTTACGATCCTGGGGCGTGTTAATGGTGACGTCCCCTTGGCTGCTCTTTAGGGTCTTTTTGCCTTTGCCATTACGCTTATTACCTGCTTTTGAGCCTTTTTCTTCATCGGAAAGGTGCGAAGACATTTCTGCTTCCAGGGCCTCTTCCATAAACTCCCTAAGCATTGGAGCAAAAGCGCCGTTTTTGCCGGTTAGGGATTCTCCTGATAAAAATTGTTTTAATGCTTTTTCCTTTAATTCCTTAATCTCTTCTTGTGTCATAATCTAGTCTAAAAATTTTAATTTAATTTTCAAAGTCTAGACAGACTTGAGATTACACCCTCGTGTAATTTTAGAAACCAGGAAAGAAAATGCTTAG is a window of Salegentibacter salegens DNA encoding:
- a CDS encoding IS256 family transposase, which codes for MTQEEIKELKEKALKQFLSGESLTGKNGAFAPMLREFMEEALEAEMSSHLSDEEKGSKAGNKRNGKGKKTLKSSQGDVTINTPQDRNSTFEPEIVAKRQRILADNLEKQIIGMYGMGNSLRDISAHIEEMYDSKISTHVLSDITDRVIPKVKEWQDRPLEPVYCILWLDAMHFKVREEGKVKHKALYNILGINKAGRKEVLGMYISESEGANFWLQVLTQLNNRGLKDILIACTDNLTGFSEAIHSVYPKTDIQLCIVHQIRNSMKYVASKDQKDFMKDLKLVYKADTKDQAESALLDLEEKWGKRYPIVIRSWNDNWDRLSAYFEYTAPIRKLIYTTNAVEAFHRQVRKVTKTKGAFTNDMALLKLVYLATRRIEKKWNAPLQNWGLVVQQLAIKFEGRLELDLATNETKN